GTCGCGTGCGCCGTCGACGGCGAGGCGAGCCTGCATCTCGAGCCGATAGGGCACCACGCCGTCAAGCGGGCGCAACACGCCGTAGAGACCCGAGAGGATGCGCAGGTGCTCGTCGAGCCAGGCGAGCTCGCCCTCGTCCATCACCCCTGCCGCCAGGTGCGTGTACTGGATGCCCTCGTAGGCAACTGCCGCCGCCGTCGTGTCGCGACCGAGGTCCATCGTGCGGAACCGCTCGTAGTTGAGGTCGGCGAGCCGGTCGCTGCAGTTCCAGAGTCGCTGGGCCTCGTCGCGCGAGAGGCGTTGGACCGCGCGTACGAGCCGCTCGGCACGCCCCTGGAGGGCAGGAGCGCGCACGGGCCAGGGAGGAGCGTCCTGCGCGCGCATCTTTTTCGCCGGGGAGACGATGAGCCTCAGTGACATGGGCACCCCTTTCGGGAACAATCCTACCAGCTCGCTATCTTGTGGCAGAGGAGGACGGACATGGCGCTCGGGAGAGGAACGCGCGCCGCCGCGGCGCTCGTCGTCGGCGTTGCCGCGGCTGCGGGGCGGTGGCTGTGGCGGGCGCGGCCGCACGTCGAGCGGACCATGGGCGGCCTCGCCCTCGTCTACACCACGCGCGACGACTCCGGCACGCCCGTCCGCGTCCTGCGCACGGGAGGCGTCTACCAGTCGGCCACCTATCTCGGCCCACGCGGGATGGAACCCGTCTTTGCTTACTACCGCTCCCTCGGCAGACTCTTCGAGCTGCGTCCGGACGCCCGTCGCGTGCTCGCGATCGGCGGCGGGGGGTTCGCGTTCCCCAAGCTCGTCGTCGCTGAGCACCCGGGCGTGCGGACAGACGTCGTCGAGATCGACCCTGCCGTCGTCCGAATCGCCCGCCGCTGGTTCTATCTGGACGAGGCGATCTCCCGGGCGCGCGCGGCCGGCGGCGAGCTCAACGTCATCTGCGACGACGGGCGCGCCTTCCTGGAGGGCCCGGTCGGCCCCTACGACGCGGTGGTCCTCGACGCCTTCGTCGGCGCCGAGCCCGTGCGCTCCCTCGCCACGGTCGAGGCCCTCCGCCTCGTGCGGCGCGCCCTCGCGCCCGACGGCGTCTGTCTCATGAACGTCGTCTCGTGTGACGGAGGGGCGGACGTGGGCTTCCTGCGCGCCGAGGTCGCGACGGCCCTCGCCGTCTTTCCCAACGTCAGGGTCGCCCTCGCCGTCGACGACGTGCACGCCGCCGAGGACAACTACCTGCTCGTCGCCTCGGCTGGCCCCCTCGACCTCCCTGACGCCATCCCGTTCGACGCGAGCTTCCCCACGAGCGTCCTACTCGACATCTAAGCGCAAGCGACTAAGATTATCTAAAAACGGGTACCTTAGCCCACGTTAGAGAAGCTGCACGGAAAGGGGCGCGCCGCATGCGCAAGTTCAAGACAGAGAGCAAGAAGCTGCTCGACCTCATGATCAACTCCATCTACACCAATCGGGAGATCTTCCTCCGCGAGCTGGTGTCCAACGCCTCGGATGCCATCGACAAGCTCTACCTCAAGAGCCTCACCGACAGCTCGGTCAGCGTCGACCAGGCAAACCTCGCCATCAACGTGGGCTTTGACAAGGACGCCCGCACCATCACCGTCTCTGACAACGGAATCGGCATGACGGCGGACGAGCTGGAGAAGAACCTCGGCA
Above is a genomic segment from Olsenella timonensis containing:
- the yaaA gene encoding peroxide stress protein YaaA, yielding MSLRLIVSPAKKMRAQDAPPWPVRAPALQGRAERLVRAVQRLSRDEAQRLWNCSDRLADLNYERFRTMDLGRDTTAAAVAYEGIQYTHLAAGVMDEGELAWLDEHLRILSGLYGVLRPLDGVVPYRLEMQARLAVDGARDLYGFWGGALYETLAAEGCDVIVNVASVEYARAVTPWVRPDGPQVTTCIFGVLRDGRLCQPATEAKAARGTFARWCAEQGVETIDELPDFHERGYRLSVERSSDDSLVFVRSVQNPSSCD
- a CDS encoding spermidine synthase gives rise to the protein MALGRGTRAAAALVVGVAAAAGRWLWRARPHVERTMGGLALVYTTRDDSGTPVRVLRTGGVYQSATYLGPRGMEPVFAYYRSLGRLFELRPDARRVLAIGGGGFAFPKLVVAEHPGVRTDVVEIDPAVVRIARRWFYLDEAISRARAAGGELNVICDDGRAFLEGPVGPYDAVVLDAFVGAEPVRSLATVEALRLVRRALAPDGVCLMNVVSCDGGADVGFLRAEVATALAVFPNVRVALAVDDVHAAEDNYLLVASAGPLDLPDAIPFDASFPTSVLLDI